From Saccharibacillus brassicae:
CGGAACGGAAGAATGCGCTTTGGCGTCTTCAAGGTCGAGTGCGGGGACGACCAGAAACGGTTCGTCATGCTTCGGAATCGCCAGGCCGAGAAAGCGTTCGTGCGGATCGGAGAAGAAGCCGGTCAGATAGCCGACATGCTTCGGATCGGTAATAAGCAGGCCTTCGAGTGCCTGTTCGTCCATATGGGTTCTGAGCTGCTTCCAGCGTTGATCGTTCATCAATCGTTCACTCCCGTAAATTATCTTGTAGTCAGGCGCCGCAGTTCGCCGCGTACGTCGCCTTCGAACAGTCCGCCGTGGTAGCACAGTACCCGGTCGATCTCAAGGTCGAGCAGCTGCTTCAGCGAAGCGACAGCCTGATCCATATCCTGCGTATAACGCGGCTCGGCCAGTTCCAGTTCGCCGTTCGAGACGCGCATCGCGTCGCCCGCGAGCAGCAGCTTCTCGCCCGGCACGTAGAGGCTGATATGTCCCGGCGTATGGCCGGGCGTGTGCAGGACGCGGATGCCGCCCTGCAGCGGCAGAAGTTCCCCGTGCGCGAGCACGCTCGTCACTCGGCCGGGAACGAGCGTATCCAGCATGCGCTGCAGCGGTTCGCGCCGCTGCGGCGGCATGTCGATCAGCGTCTGCGGCGGCAGCTTGATCAGCGGCTTCTCGCCTTCGAGGTAAGGGCGTTCGTCCGCATGCGCCCATACTTCGACGTGCGGCAGCCGCTGCAGCAGCTCGGGCAGCGTGCCGATATGATCGGCGTCCTGATGCGTGAACAGAATGCGTCTGATCGTCTCCGGCTTCAGGCCGGCCTGCACAATGCGGGTTTCGAGCTGTTCGTACATGCCGGGCAGCCCCGTGTCGACCAGCGTCAATCCGTCTTCGTCTTCAAGCAGAGCCGCGTGGAACGCATGCGCCGCTCCGCCGCCGTCGGGCGTCAAGGCCAAGTCCGTTATTCCTGCTGTAATTTTCATGAATATCGCCGGATTCCCGGCCCACCTCCCGTAAATTTCGGTTAGGTCGCCGCAGGCGTTCGCGCGGCGCTTCCGCTGTCCATTATAAACCAAGAAGCGGGCGGGGGCCAAAAAAGAAGCGCGGCTTCCAGTATTAGGGTTGACAGTAATCGCCGGAACAGGCTATGATGAATTTACTATTTGACAAAGGAGGATGGCAGCAATGATCGTCGTTAACCGTTTGAGAACCCATTTGACAACCGAACAACAGCCTTTCGTTCTGCCTGTCCTCGACGGGTACGGCTTGGCTTGAATGATCCCGAAGCACGGTCCTTTTTCCGCGAATGTTTCGTTTGCGCGCGAAGAACGGACCCTGCGACGCGGCCCTTCTTCGTTTTCCCGCTTTCATACGGCGAGAACCTATAGAAGCGGAGGGACAGTCCCGATCATTCAGGCGACGCCGGCATAGCCGCGGACGAGACGTCCGCGGTTTTTTGTTATGCTTTTTTACCCCGACTCCCAACGCTTTGTCCAAATAGAGAGGAATGAATTTTACTTTTATGCCAAGTTATCCCGAATCGAATCTGTATCCAACCGGACTTCAACCGAACGAACCGTTTTACCGCGAAGTGGAGCTTCCCGCCGGCAGCGTCCACGTCTACGCGGACGAGGAGATGTATGCCGGACTCGATCCCCGCATCTTCGACATGGCCGGGCACAATCTGCAAATTCCCGGCATTCGTTATATGGGCTACACGCCGGACGTGCATATGGGCGTCGGCACGTGCATCGGCACGACGGCGGTCTGGAACCGGGAGGGCGGCATGGTCTCCCCGTCGATCGTCGGCAGCGATATCGGCTGCGGCATGCGGGTGCATCTGACCAATCTGCATCGCAGCGACGTTCAGGATCTGCGCCTGCGCCGCAAGCTCGTGAACCGGATCGAAAAATATCTGCCGATGGAGGCGCATCAGCGGGGCGCGTTCTCCGATCTGCGGATGGACCATATCGTGCAAAAAGGACTCAAAGGACTGCCGAATAAATATTTGCCGGAGAACGTCTCCGCCAAACGTTCGCCTTCGCTGACCCATGTGGAGCATGCGCGCTTCGCGTTCGATCCGGAAGAATTGAACGCGGTGGCCGATACGTACTGGGTCAAAGGACTGCGCCAGCTCGGCACGCTCGGCGGCGGCAATCATTTTGCGGAGATTCAATATATCGAAATCGCGGAAGAAAACCGGGAGCTGGCCGAGCGATGGGGCATGCGCGACGGGCAGGTGGTCGTCATGATCCATTCCGGCTCGCGGGCCTGGGGAGCGATGGTCAGCCAGCATTACACGTCGATGGCGGCACGGGCGATGAAACGGCTCGATCTGCGCACCGACGATCCGAGGCTGATCTTCGCGCCGCTGGATTCGCCGGAAGGACGCCGTTATACGGACATGATGGCTTCGGCGCTCAATGTCGCGGTCGTCAACCGCCATCTGATCGCCTATGCGATCCGGGAAGCGTTCCTTGACGTCTTCGGCTCCAAGTTCCAAATGGATATTTTATACGACCTGATGCACAATTACGCCTGGGAAGAAAGCCACGGCGGGGAAGATTGGTTCGTGCACCGCAAAGGCGCCACGCGCGCCCTGCCGGCCGGCCACCCCGACAACCCCGATGTCTATGCGCAGACCGGCCATCCGGCGCTTATTCCGGGCTCGATGGGCACCTCGTCGTACATTATGGCGGGACTGCCGAGCGGGGCGGGCAATTACCATTCGATCTGTCACGGCGCCGGCCGGATCCGTTCGCGCACCGCGACGAAAAAGCTCGTGACGGTGGACGAGTTCGCCGCCGCGCTCAAAGTCGGCACCGAAGAAGAAGTGATCGTCAACCACAATGCGCTGGGCGTGATTCTGGACGAATCGCCGCAGGCGTACAAGGACGTCGATCGGATCATCCACAGCGTCGCCGGAGCGGGACTCGCTTCCGTCGTCGCCAAATGCAAGCCGCTTGCGGCAGTGAAGGGAGCAAAAACCTGAGATGGAACAAAAAGTACGCCAAGATCACGAACATCAGGATCGCCAACATCAGAATCATGAACGTCAGGATCACAAGCAAAGCGGCGGAGGAACCCCGATTCCCGCCGGCGAAGAACGCACGATCGTCGCTTACGAACCGGGCAATCCCAATATGGCGGAATACGAATCGTATGCCCGAGTGACGAGAGGCATCGAAGCGATGCTGGAAGAAAAATACGGCATGACCTACTCGCTGTACGCAAGCGACGACGGCAACCACGATTATTGGGAACTGCTTGAAGAAGACGTCAAAAACGGCGCGCCGGAAGTGGAATGCGCCGGCCGGATCTACGAAGGCATCGAAGGGCGCACGTTCGCTTACGACGAAGACAGCAGCACGCCGGAATATACGATTCACCCGGCTATTCGCAACAACGTGTTCGTGTACGCGGAGCAGGGCGTCGCGCTTGCGCGCATTCCGATGTTCCGCCAGCACGGCATTTACAGCGAAGATTTCGTGTTTGCGACAGGCGACGCCGCGATCAGCGCTTTTCTAAGCGGCGTTCGTACCCGTCAGCGCAATCGCGATCAAGGCCGGATTACCGTGTTCACGGATACGAACAACGGCATGCAGCGCGAAAGCGAGCCGATCACGCGGGCCGTCTCGCGCGAAGATGTCATTTTGCCCGAACCGCTCAAAAAGGAAATTTATCGGTCGCTTGACCAGTTTTTCGCGTCGGACCGGAGTTTCTACCGCAAGCATAACCTGCCGTTCAAACGGGGTATCCTGCTGTACGGCCGTCCCGGCAACGGCAAGACGACGCTCGTCAAATCGATCGCCGGCAGCGTGCAGGGACCGGCCGCTTATTGGCAGATCACCGAATATACGTCCAGCGTGTCGGTGCACGAAGTGTTCGAGACGGCAGCCCGGCTCGCGCCGATGGTGCTCGTCATCGAAGACATCGACTCCATGCCGCAGGGCGTGCGTTCGTTCTTCCTGAACACGCTGGACGGCGCGACGTCCAAAGAAGGCATTTTCCTGATCGGTACGACCAACTATCCGGACAAGATCGATCCGGGCCTCATGAATCGCGCCGGCCGCTTCGACCGTTCGTACGAGATCACGCTGCCGGACGCGGACCTGCGCCGGACCTTCCTGCAGCGCCGCGGTCTGCTGGAGTTCGTGTCGCCGGACGATATGGAACGCGCCGTATCGCTGACCAAAGGCTTCAGCATGGCGCAGCTCGGCGAATTGTACGTCTCGGCCGCGCTTGACTGGAACGAACGCGGAGAAGCGGATATTGCCGCGGTCGTTCGGTCGATGAACGGCGAGCTGAGCAAAGAGAAGCGCGGGAACTGGCTGGACGGCCATCACGGCGGTATCGGCTTCCAGTTGTAAAAACATGCAGAAAAGCGCCCCGGATCATCCGGGGCGCTTTTTTTAGTGTAAAAAAAGAGGCGAATCTTGAGCAGATTCGCCTCTTTTCGAGGTGCGGTTCCGGGATGCGGCGCGGAACCGCCGAACATCGATTAGATGATGCGGCGGCGGAGCCAGCCGGAGATCAGGTCGATGATGATGACCAGCACGACGATGCCGAGCAGGATCACGCCGACGCGGCTCCAGTTCCGGGTCTGGAGCGCGAAGATCAGCGGGGTGCCGATGCCGCCCGCGCCGACGAGGCCGAGCACGGTCGCGGAACGGATATTGATCTCGAACCGGTACAGCGCGTACGAGATGAACTGCGGAATGACCTGCGGCAGGACGGCGAAGCGCAGCACCTGCAGCTTGCTCGCGCCGCATGCTTGCAGCGCTTCGCGCGGGCCGTCGTCGACCGCTTCGATCGTCTCGGAGTACAGCTTCGCGAGCATGCCGATCGAGTGGACGCCGAGCGCCAGGACGCCGGCGAACGCGCCGGGACCGACCGCGACGATGAACAGGATCGCCATGATGATTTCCGGGAAGACCCGGATAACCGTCAGGACGAACTTGCCGCTGCCGGAGATGACCTGCAGGCGGCTCATGTTGGCCGAAGCCCAGAACGCGAACGGGATACAGAGGAAGGCCGAGATGAACGTGCCCAGAATGGAGATGGTCAGCGTCTCCAGCAGGCCGCGCAGCAAATCTTCGCCTTCCGGCATGTAGACGTAGCCCCAGTCCGGATGGGTGAAGCCGTCCCAGATCGATTTCATGACGGTGCTTCCGTATTCCTGGAAGCCTTCGAACTTGAGGCCCGACAGCGACCAGATGAACAGGAGGATCAAGACGACGCCGATCAGCCAGTTGCGGATAATCGGACTGCGCGTTTTGGAAGGAACGGTTTGATTCATAGCAATTTCCTCCGTAGATAGGTACTGGCGTAATCGATCAACAGGACGATTACGAGCGTAAGCAAAATAATGATCGAAGCGCGGTCATAACGCAGCGAGTTCAGCTGCTGGTCCAGATGCAGGCCGATACCGCCGGCGCCCACGAAGCCGAGGACGGCAGCCGCCCGCACGTTCACTTCGAACGCGTACAGCACGTACGAGAAGAAGTACGGCAGCGCCTGCGGGATGACGCCGAATACGATCAATTGAATTTTGTTGGCGCCTACGGAAGTCATCGCTTCGAGCGGGCCCGGATCGATCGCTTCGATCGCTTCGTACGTCAGTTTGGCCACGAGGCCGAACGAGAAGAAGACGAGGGCGAGCATGCCCGCGAATGCGCCGATGCCGAACACGGCAACGAAGATGGCGGCGAACAGCAGGTCGGGAATGGTCCGAACCAGATTCAGCACCATGCGGACCGGAATGCTGACGATTTTTTTCGGAATGACGTTGGTGGCGGCCAGCAGCGCGACCGGCACGGCCAGAATCGAGCCGATGACGGTCGCCGCGATCGCGATTTGCACCGTTTCGACCATCGGTTCCCAGATGTCTTCGGCATAACTCCAATCCGGTCGCATCATTTCGCCGAGAATCCGGCCCATGTTGGAACGGGCGCCGTCGCTGAACAGGCTCAGGAAGTTCGCGTCAACCTGATAGAAGCAGGCCACGAGCACGATGATGAAGAGCAGCCAGGTCGCCAGCATCTTGTAGCGCTGCGGCCCTTTCGAGTCCAGGGTCGGCGCCGGCTTTTTGGAAGGCGGAGGAGGCGGTGCGCCCACTTCCGCCGATTCCGGCGTAGGAGCAGGCGTCATACGGTTACGCCCCCTTTTGCAGCCTCGGCCGCCAGCAGCTCGTCTTCATTGATCGGACGGCCGTAGATTTCGGCAAACTTGGCATCGGTCGCCTCGGCGACCGGACCGTCGAACACGACTTCGCCGGCGCGCAGGCCGATGATACGGGTCGCGTATTCGCGCGCCAGATCGATAAAGTGCAAGTTGACGATCGTCGTGATCTTCAGCTCGCGGTTGATGCGCTGCAAGTCGTCCATGACCTGACGGGTCGTCAGCGGATCGAGCGAAGCGACCGGTTCGTCGGCCAGAATGACTTTCGGCTTCTGGGCCAGGGCGCGGGCGATCGAGACGCGCTGCTGCTGGCCGCCGGACAGCTGATCGGCGCGGATATACGCTTTCTCGCGAATATTGACGCGGCTGAGCGCGTCGAGCGCGATCTCGGTATCTTCTTTCGGGAAGTAACCGAACATCGTGCTGAACGTCGAATGGTAACCGACGCGTCCGGACAGGACGTTGCGCAGCACGGTGGCGCGCTTGACCAGATTGAAGCTCTGGAAGATCATGCCGATATCGCGGCGGATCCGGCGCAGCTGCTTGCCGCTCGCTTTGGTGACGGACTTGCCGTCAACGGTAATCTCGCCGGAACTGATATCGTGCAGGCGGTTGACGGAACGCAGCAGCGTCGATTTGCCGGCGCCCGACAGACCGACGATCACGACAAATTCGCCTTCGTGGATCTTCAGGTTGATATTGTTGAGGCCGATCGTGCCGTTGGGATACTGCTTGACTACATTTTTGAATTCAATCATCATTGCCCGCTTTCTCCGGTTGTGACTTTCCGCGATGCGGGAAGAACCGGTTAGATTTGCGCGTGCTCCAAACGCCGCACAGCGCCGCTTGCGGCTGTGAAAACCGCAAGCGGCGCTGCATGGAGAACCCGGATGAACGCGTTCAGATCGATTTTACCAAAATTATACCATAATGCCGAGCGAACGGTGAAGAGTCAAACCTATTCGATCTTTTGGCCGACCGCTTCGGCGGATTCGCGTACGATCGCGAAGTTGGCATCGTCGCCTTTTACGTAACCGACATGCGTGTACACGTCGTTGATAATTTTTTGGCCTTCCGGATCGTTGCCCAGCGCGATGAACGCGTCGGAAATTTTCGTTTTCCACTCGTCTGTCATATCGCTGCGCACGCTGACCGTATCGTTCGGGATCGGGTCGGTCGAGAACAGGATTTCCGTTTGGTCGAACACGTCCGGCACGTCGCCTTTGACCGTGTTGCGAGCGTCCTGGAAGACGGCAACCGCGTCAACTTGTCCGTTCAGCAGAGCCAGTACCGCTTGGTCGTGGCCTTTGAGCGTAACGCCTTGAACGTCTTTGCCCGGGTCGATGCCGGCTTTGATCA
This genomic window contains:
- a CDS encoding ATP-binding protein, translating into MAEYESYARVTRGIEAMLEEKYGMTYSLYASDDGNHDYWELLEEDVKNGAPEVECAGRIYEGIEGRTFAYDEDSSTPEYTIHPAIRNNVFVYAEQGVALARIPMFRQHGIYSEDFVFATGDAAISAFLSGVRTRQRNRDQGRITVFTDTNNGMQRESEPITRAVSREDVILPEPLKKEIYRSLDQFFASDRSFYRKHNLPFKRGILLYGRPGNGKTTLVKSIAGSVQGPAAYWQITEYTSSVSVHEVFETAARLAPMVLVIEDIDSMPQGVRSFFLNTLDGATSKEGIFLIGTTNYPDKIDPGLMNRAGRFDRSYEITLPDADLRRTFLQRRGLLEFVSPDDMERAVSLTKGFSMAQLGELYVSAALDWNERGEADIAAVVRSMNGELSKEKRGNWLDGHHGGIGFQL
- the phnC gene encoding phosphonate ABC transporter ATP-binding protein → MIEFKNVVKQYPNGTIGLNNINLKIHEGEFVVIVGLSGAGKSTLLRSVNRLHDISSGEITVDGKSVTKASGKQLRRIRRDIGMIFQSFNLVKRATVLRNVLSGRVGYHSTFSTMFGYFPKEDTEIALDALSRVNIREKAYIRADQLSGGQQQRVSIARALAQKPKVILADEPVASLDPLTTRQVMDDLQRINRELKITTIVNLHFIDLAREYATRIIGLRAGEVVFDGPVAEATDAKFAEIYGRPINEDELLAAEAAKGGVTV
- the phnE gene encoding phosphonate ABC transporter, permease protein PhnE; the encoded protein is MNQTVPSKTRSPIIRNWLIGVVLILLFIWSLSGLKFEGFQEYGSTVMKSIWDGFTHPDWGYVYMPEGEDLLRGLLETLTISILGTFISAFLCIPFAFWASANMSRLQVISGSGKFVLTVIRVFPEIIMAILFIVAVGPGAFAGVLALGVHSIGMLAKLYSETIEAVDDGPREALQACGASKLQVLRFAVLPQVIPQFISYALYRFEINIRSATVLGLVGAGGIGTPLIFALQTRNWSRVGVILLGIVVLVIIIDLISGWLRRRII
- a CDS encoding RtcB family protein, yielding MPSYPESNLYPTGLQPNEPFYREVELPAGSVHVYADEEMYAGLDPRIFDMAGHNLQIPGIRYMGYTPDVHMGVGTCIGTTAVWNREGGMVSPSIVGSDIGCGMRVHLTNLHRSDVQDLRLRRKLVNRIEKYLPMEAHQRGAFSDLRMDHIVQKGLKGLPNKYLPENVSAKRSPSLTHVEHARFAFDPEELNAVADTYWVKGLRQLGTLGGGNHFAEIQYIEIAEENRELAERWGMRDGQVVVMIHSGSRAWGAMVSQHYTSMAARAMKRLDLRTDDPRLIFAPLDSPEGRRYTDMMASALNVAVVNRHLIAYAIREAFLDVFGSKFQMDILYDLMHNYAWEESHGGEDWFVHRKGATRALPAGHPDNPDVYAQTGHPALIPGSMGTSSYIMAGLPSGAGNYHSICHGAGRIRSRTATKKLVTVDEFAAALKVGTEEEVIVNHNALGVILDESPQAYKDVDRIIHSVAGAGLASVVAKCKPLAAVKGAKT
- a CDS encoding MBL fold metallo-hydrolase — its product is MALTPDGGGAAHAFHAALLEDEDGLTLVDTGLPGMYEQLETRIVQAGLKPETIRRILFTHQDADHIGTLPELLQRLPHVEVWAHADERPYLEGEKPLIKLPPQTLIDMPPQRREPLQRMLDTLVPGRVTSVLAHGELLPLQGGIRVLHTPGHTPGHISLYVPGEKLLLAGDAMRVSNGELELAEPRYTQDMDQAVASLKQLLDLEIDRVLCYHGGLFEGDVRGELRRLTTR
- the phnE gene encoding phosphonate ABC transporter, permease protein PhnE: MLATWLLFIIVLVACFYQVDANFLSLFSDGARSNMGRILGEMMRPDWSYAEDIWEPMVETVQIAIAATVIGSILAVPVALLAATNVIPKKIVSIPVRMVLNLVRTIPDLLFAAIFVAVFGIGAFAGMLALVFFSFGLVAKLTYEAIEAIDPGPLEAMTSVGANKIQLIVFGVIPQALPYFFSYVLYAFEVNVRAAAVLGFVGAGGIGLHLDQQLNSLRYDRASIIILLTLVIVLLIDYASTYLRRKLL